One region of Nitrospira sp. genomic DNA includes:
- a CDS encoding AsmA family protein, translating to MKIMIGISVVIAVLVAVVLLLPFIIDLNKYQEQYRPLIEDALNRKVTLQDIRLTIWPRLGARVAGFTVIEDPAFGTGPFASLSSVDVGIKLMPLLSGKVEVEEITLREPVITVIKNKNGVLNAATLGRKGVAASETPSRAPVPSPDGPLKILALLAVDRVSLAGGKVTYRDFSQGKPVEYVLQDMEVLLQSVHLGSSPSLHLGLTVQPMNLPVSLDGTFGPLKETADLDAVNLQLALGKTNFRIAGKTAGPHMALTVTAPSINTANLPMTLPLKKPVEVKDFKIAAEVKGQDMRLTDLSFQVFEGKVVAQGGLTSGAAAPPFNGKLALNGLQLGPAIDAVAETPVSISGTAGADLSVKGQGFAMPDLTKALEGAGHVAVKDGKIDGVNLLQEAVSILKVAGISVGEAKATAFSTIETDLAIKQGVVMLQNMLMDSHDFQATGGGTIGFDHALNMTVNLRLSEALSQQVAGSSPVARLAVKEGRLTLPLLIGGTLDAPSYGLDMKGLTGKVQEQIKQKAEEAIGGLLKGTTKPKDLEQEGKQLLKGLFGR from the coding sequence ATGAAAATCATGATCGGTATCAGTGTGGTGATCGCGGTGCTGGTCGCGGTGGTGCTGCTCCTTCCGTTCATCATCGATCTGAATAAATATCAAGAGCAGTATCGCCCGTTGATCGAAGACGCGCTGAATCGCAAGGTGACGCTACAGGATATTCGCTTGACCATCTGGCCCAGGCTGGGCGCGCGGGTGGCGGGATTCACGGTCATCGAGGATCCGGCCTTCGGGACCGGTCCGTTTGCCTCCCTGTCCTCGGTCGATGTCGGAATCAAGCTGATGCCCTTGCTGAGTGGCAAGGTCGAGGTCGAGGAGATTACGCTGCGTGAGCCTGTGATCACGGTGATCAAGAACAAGAACGGGGTGCTGAATGCGGCGACGTTGGGACGCAAGGGGGTGGCTGCGTCGGAGACGCCGTCGCGCGCGCCGGTGCCGTCGCCGGATGGACCGCTGAAGATTCTGGCGCTTCTGGCGGTGGATCGGGTGTCGCTTGCCGGTGGAAAGGTCACGTATCGCGATTTCTCGCAAGGGAAGCCGGTCGAATATGTGCTTCAGGATATGGAGGTTCTGTTGCAGTCCGTTCATCTGGGCAGCAGTCCGAGTCTCCATCTGGGGCTGACGGTTCAGCCCATGAATCTTCCGGTCTCGCTCGATGGCACGTTCGGTCCGCTCAAAGAGACGGCGGACCTGGATGCGGTCAATCTGCAATTGGCACTGGGGAAAACGAATTTCAGGATTGCCGGAAAGACTGCAGGGCCGCATATGGCTCTGACCGTGACCGCGCCGTCGATCAATACCGCCAACTTGCCGATGACATTGCCGCTCAAGAAACCGGTCGAGGTGAAAGACTTCAAGATCGCGGCGGAGGTGAAGGGGCAGGATATGCGTCTGACCGACCTCTCGTTTCAGGTCTTTGAAGGGAAAGTCGTTGCGCAGGGCGGGCTCACGTCAGGGGCTGCGGCTCCTCCATTCAACGGGAAGCTGGCGCTCAATGGACTGCAGCTGGGCCCCGCGATTGATGCAGTCGCCGAGACGCCGGTTTCGATCAGTGGAACAGCCGGGGCGGACCTTTCTGTGAAGGGCCAGGGCTTTGCCATGCCGGACCTGACAAAGGCGCTGGAGGGCGCCGGCCATGTCGCGGTGAAAGACGGCAAGATCGACGGGGTAAATTTGCTTCAGGAAGCCGTGTCGATCTTGAAAGTCGCCGGCATTTCAGTGGGGGAGGCCAAAGCCACGGCGTTCTCGACCATCGAGACGGATCTCGCGATCAAACAGGGTGTTGTCATGTTGCAGAATATGCTGATGGACAGTCACGATTTTCAGGCGACCGGCGGCGGGACGATCGGCTTCGATCATGCCCTCAATATGACGGTGAATTTGCGGTTGTCTGAAGCCTTGAGTCAGCAAGTGGCCGGATCCTCTCCGGTCGCGCGACTGGCGGTGAAGGAAGGCCGGCTGACGCTGCCGCTCCTGATCGGCGGCACGCTCGACGCGCCCTCCTATGGACTCGATATGAAAGGACTGACGGGAAAGGTGCAGGAGCAAATTAAACAGAAAGCGGAGGAAGCCATCGGCGGCTTGCTCAAAGGCACGACCAAGCCGAAAGATCTGGAGCAGGAAGGGAAGCAGTTACTGAAGGGATTGTTCGGTCGTTAA